The sequence below is a genomic window from Desulfovibrio sp. Huiquan2017.
TCAGGCCGCAGGCGTCCTTCTGGGCGTTTTCGGTCATGATCTTGATGTCCTTGATCTTGACGTCCTTGCCGTAGCGCTTGCCGAGCTCGACCAGGCCGGCGGGAATGCCGACGTCGGTGGAAAGCTGCTTGATGGCTTCGAGGCACAGTTCGGCCGCGTTGCGCTTGCTCATGCCTTCGATGTTCTGGTCCATCATCTCGGCCATCTCGGCGAAACGCTCGACCCGGGCGATGAGGTTGAACTTTTCCACGTGGGGCAGCAGGATCGCGTTGCATTCGCCGTGCGGCAGGTCATAGAAGCCGCCGAGCTGGTGGGCCATGGCGTGAACGTGACCGAGGCTGGCGTTGTTGAAGGCCATGCCGGCCAGGTACTGGGCGTAGCACATGCCTTCGCGGGCTTCGATGTCGGAGCCGTTGGCAACGGCGCGGCGCAGGTATTTGAAGACGAGGCGGATGGCCTTTTCGGCGCAGGCGTCGGTCATCGGAGTGGCGATGGTGGAAACATAGGCCTCCACGGCGTGGGTCAGGGCGTCCATGCCGGTGGCGGCGGTCAGCGCCGGGGGCATGCCCATCATCAGCAGCGGGTCGTCCAGGGCGATGCCCGGGGTGACGCGCCAGTCGACGATGGCCATTTTGACCTTGCGGGAGGTGTCGGTGATGATGCAGAAGCGGGTCATTTCGGATGCGGTACCGGCCGTGGTGTTCACCGCGATATACGGGGGCATGGGATTAGAGGACTTGTCCACGCCTTCATAGTCATGAATCTTGCCGCCGTTGGCCACGACCAGGCCGATGCCCTTGCCGCAGTCGTGCGAGCTGCCGCCGCCCAGGGTGATCAGGGAGTCGCACTTGTTGTCCTTGTAGACCTTCACGCCGTCGGCCACATTCTTGTCGGTGGGGTTGGGGACCGTCTCGTCATAGACCACGCAATTCATCTTCTGGCTCTTGAGCAGATCGACGATCTGCTGGGTGATGCCGCAGGCAGTGATGCCTTTGTCCGTCACGAGCAGGGGTTTTTTGCTGCCCAGGGCCTTGATCTTGGCCGGAATCTCCTTGTGGGCGCCGATGCCGATGAGGGTCACGCTGGGAATGAAAAAACCATTAACTTGTTCGGTAACTGCCATAATGTTCCATCCTTGTGGTTAAGGGTGACTGAGCTCGGGGACAAGTGCCTGCCACATCGTCGTGACGTCTTTTCCATGAGCAAGGAACGGGCCATTTGGCTTATTCCAGATATCATGGCGTGTTGCGATGGTTCCACCCTGGAGGACTCTGTACCCCTTCTCCCCTCATCTTTGGGCCAGTATGACCCCAGGTCTTCCTGTTTGAGTACTAAATTTAGTTATTTTAATCTGTTACGTTGTGTGTTGTTTTGATACACAGAAATAGAGCGAATGGGTCACAATTTCAAGGCGGGTGACAATGGAAAAACCCGTCGGAATAACGGGTTTTCTGGTTGAGGCGATGTCTACGCTGAAATGGGAGGGATTAGCTCAGTCCGAATTTCTCGATTTTCCGGTATAGGGTCTTTCTGCCTATGCCCAGGGCCTTGGCCGCCTGGAGCCGGTTGCCGTCGTAGAACTGGAGGGCGCGCTGGATGTGCTCGCGCTCCAACTCCTCCAGGGAGAAGACGGTGCCGTCACTCTGGTCCGCCACACGCTCCACCAACTCCCGGGGCAGGGCCTGGTTGGTGATCACGCCTCCCTCCGCCAGGATGATGCTCCGTTCGAGCACATTGCGCAACTCGCGGATGTTGCCGGGCCATTCGTACTGCGTCAGGCACTGCACGGCCTTGTCGGTGATGGTCAGCCGTTCGCGGCGCATGGCGATGCTCATGCGGCCGAGGAAATGTTCGACCAGCAGCGGGATGTCCTCCTTGCGCTGGCAGAGCGGGGGGACGGGGATGTTGAAGACGTTGATGCGGTGGTACAGGGCCTCGTTGAACCGCCCGGCCTCGACCTCTTCGGCGAGGTTCCGGCTGGTGGCGAACAGGAATCGGATGTCCACGTGCCGTTCGTTCTTTTCGCCCATGCGGCGGTACATCTTGGCTTCCAGCACCCTGAGGAGCCCGCCCTGGACTTCCAGGGGCAGTTCGCCGATCTCGTCCAGGAAGAGGGTGCCGGTGTCGGCGTAGGTCATCAGGCCGTCCCGGTTGTCCGTGGCCCCGGTGAAGGAGCCCCGCGTATGGCCGAACAGCTCGCTGCGCATGAGTTCCTTTTGCAGCGTGGCGCAGTTCTTGACGATGAAGGGCCGCTCGCTGCGTTCGCTCTG
It includes:
- a CDS encoding iron-containing alcohol dehydrogenase encodes the protein MAVTEQVNGFFIPSVTLIGIGAHKEIPAKIKALGSKKPLLVTDKGITACGITQQIVDLLKSQKMNCVVYDETVPNPTDKNVADGVKVYKDNKCDSLITLGGGSSHDCGKGIGLVVANGGKIHDYEGVDKSSNPMPPYIAVNTTAGTASEMTRFCIITDTSRKVKMAIVDWRVTPGIALDDPLLMMGMPPALTAATGMDALTHAVEAYVSTIATPMTDACAEKAIRLVFKYLRRAVANGSDIEAREGMCYAQYLAGMAFNNASLGHVHAMAHQLGGFYDLPHGECNAILLPHVEKFNLIARVERFAEMAEMMDQNIEGMSKRNAAELCLEAIKQLSTDVGIPAGLVELGKRYGKDVKIKDIKIMTENAQKDACGLTNPRCPKDMDVMAIYEAAM
- a CDS encoding sigma-54 dependent transcriptional regulator, whose amino-acid sequence is MANAYKVLVIDDEESILRLLQHELSTEERIVDTASSATLGLEKFSKGHYDVVVSDIRLPDGDGLDMLVQFKTAYPDIEVVLITGHGNIDNAVEAMRIGAYDYLTKPFHLDRVELVIERAYQRVCLQRENRSFRHSDQAVTSTKLVGNSAPIKQIKYLIGKVAPTDVAVLITGESGVGKDVVAHSIQEQSERSERPFIVKNCATLQKELMRSELFGHTRGSFTGATDNRDGLMTYADTGTLFLDEIGELPLEVQGGLLRVLEAKMYRRMGEKNERHVDIRFLFATSRNLAEEVEAGRFNEALYHRINVFNIPVPPLCQRKEDIPLLVEHFLGRMSIAMRRERLTITDKAVQCLTQYEWPGNIRELRNVLERSIILAEGGVITNQALPRELVERVADQSDGTVFSLEELEREHIQRALQFYDGNRLQAAKALGIGRKTLYRKIEKFGLS